A window of Apium graveolens cultivar Ventura chromosome 8, ASM990537v1, whole genome shotgun sequence contains these coding sequences:
- the LOC141679955 gene encoding uncharacterized protein LOC141679955, which translates to MRDYNITLLGNQGWRLLKHQEKLVNKIFKARYYPQGNFLSTKIGSNSSYVWRSVLESQEIMKKGIGCRVGNGNSINIELDHWLPVANDPFIHMRSKSIHGQKVSSLFSMENNSWDIDLVKDIFDSRDASIILSIPVDKEVDDSWYWRNNKLAITQSKCPFAISVWDKCNKACVFGTTSFGIKKSLEISELLDSAYSLLNQWRSVQHRTFDRFMGYMTPEDGNEHWSKPHVNSIKINTDATIFEETHSYSFAWIAHNHEGSLVEARSECLRGSPSPELAEVMGIREALSWVMSTNQKNIIESDYLQMVVQYDPPVVDQEKAETMTVYALSAEKDGVARAAILAALANTLFDFYSSDAL; encoded by the exons ATGAGGGATTATAACATCACCTTGTTAGGTAATCAGGGGTGGAGATTGCTTAAACATCAAGAAAAACTAGTCAACAagattttcaaagctcgataCTATCCCCAAGGAAATTTTCTGTCAACAAAAATTGGAAGCAATTCTAGCTACGTTTGGAGGAGTGTTCTTGAATCTCAAGAAATAATGAAAAAGGGCATAGGATGTAGAGTGGGCAATGGAAACTCGATAAACATTGAGTTAGATCATTGGCTTCCTGTAGCTAATGACCCATTCATTCATATGAGGTCGAAATCCATCCATGGTCAAAAGGTTTCATCACTGTTTAGCATGGAGAATAACAGTTGGGATATCGATCTAGTTAAAGATATCTTTGACAGTAGAGATGCAAGCATTATTCTCTCAATTCCAGTTGACAAAGAGGTGGATGATTCTTGGTACTGGAGAAACAACAAGTTGGCAATTACTCAGTCAAAA TGTCCATTTGCTATTTCAGTTTGGGATAAATGTAATAAAGCTTGTGTCTTTG GAACAACCTCATTTGGAATAAAAAAAAGTTTGGAGATCTCAGAGTTACTGGATTCTGCGTACTCACTTCTTAATCAATGGAGAAGTGTTCAACATCGAACTTTCGATCGCTTCATGGGTTACATGACCCCAGAAGACGGAAATGAACACTGGAGTAAACCACATGTTAACAGTATTAAGATAAACACGGATGCAACAATTTTTGAGGAAACACACAGCTACAGCTTTGCTTGGATTGCCCATAATCACGAAGGTTCCTTAGTAGAAGCTCGTTCAGAATGCTTGAGAGGAAGTCCTAGTCCAGAGTTAGCTGAGGTAATGGGAATAAGAGAAGCCTTAAGCTGGGTAATGAGTACAAACCAGAAGAACATCATCGAATCCGACTATTTACAGATG GTAGTGCAGTATGATCCTCCTGTTGTGGATCAAGAAAAGGCTGAAACTATGACTGTTTATGCGTTATcggctgagaaggatggagtggctagggcaGCCATTCTGGCTGCTTTAGCGAACACTCTGTTTGATTTTTATTCATCGGATGCCCTATAG